In bacterium, a single window of DNA contains:
- a CDS encoding GumC family protein, translated as MADKTFALEDYLRILWQRKWLLILPVVTMVAVTAVGSVFLKDIYRAYTLILVEPQQVPEEYVKSSVTFSVEKHMNTIRQQLMSRTLLERVIAEYNLYPELVAEGVPMEEIVELMRDNIQLRVEGKDAFTLYFQGPDPYLVMQVTNKIGSLFIESTSESRERQASDTVTFLESSRDELKVQLEEAEDKIQKFKAIHIGALPEQTQSNLQTIDRLQAQLQTSSDLLRDAQNRRAQLASQLANLRQKSMISQGGSSGMVDYEMRLQQLQAELAALQLKYTNEHPDVIRKKGQIDSLKGKMRSDSGSGQQVDNPMTRQIEASLAAAEADTRRLQAEVGGLHGQINKYQGKVEMTPKVEQELSMLTRDYETTRASYEDVLSKLTEAKRSSEMETKNKGQQFKVIDAAKQPGKPFKPNRPYIVAIGFALGLLIGMTAVFLAEHFDDSFKNAEDIEDALGVSVLSSIPRIETQAEIDQRNRQMQLGIVVACLIAAGAVVLIIIKMTFLTG; from the coding sequence TTGGCAGACAAGACCTTCGCTCTGGAAGACTATCTCCGGATTCTCTGGCAACGGAAATGGCTCCTGATCCTGCCCGTGGTGACCATGGTCGCCGTCACGGCGGTCGGCAGCGTTTTCCTCAAGGACATCTACCGCGCGTACACGCTCATCCTTGTCGAGCCGCAGCAGGTCCCCGAGGAGTACGTCAAATCGTCGGTGACCTTCTCCGTCGAAAAGCACATGAACACCATCCGGCAGCAGCTCATGTCGCGCACGCTGCTTGAGCGCGTCATCGCCGAATACAATCTCTATCCGGAGCTTGTCGCCGAGGGCGTGCCGATGGAGGAGATCGTCGAGCTGATGCGCGACAACATCCAGCTTCGGGTCGAGGGCAAGGACGCGTTCACCCTGTATTTCCAGGGCCCCGATCCCTACCTCGTCATGCAGGTGACCAACAAGATCGGGAGCCTGTTCATCGAAAGCACCTCCGAGTCGCGCGAGCGCCAGGCGTCCGACACGGTCACGTTCCTGGAATCGAGCCGCGACGAACTGAAAGTGCAGCTTGAGGAGGCCGAGGACAAGATCCAGAAGTTCAAGGCGATCCACATCGGGGCTTTGCCCGAGCAGACGCAGTCGAACCTTCAGACCATCGATCGCCTGCAAGCGCAGCTCCAGACGAGTTCGGATCTCCTGCGCGACGCGCAAAACCGCCGCGCCCAGCTCGCAAGCCAGCTCGCGAACCTGCGCCAGAAGTCGATGATCAGCCAGGGCGGAAGCTCGGGCATGGTCGATTACGAAATGCGTTTGCAACAATTGCAGGCGGAGCTTGCGGCGCTTCAGTTGAAATACACGAACGAGCACCCGGACGTGATCCGCAAGAAAGGCCAGATCGATTCGCTGAAGGGCAAGATGCGGTCGGACTCCGGCTCCGGGCAACAGGTCGATAACCCGATGACGCGGCAGATCGAGGCGAGCCTCGCCGCGGCGGAAGCGGACACACGCCGCCTGCAAGCGGAGGTCGGCGGCCTGCATGGGCAGATCAACAAGTATCAGGGCAAGGTCGAGATGACGCCAAAGGTCGAGCAGGAGCTTTCGATGCTCACGCGCGACTACGAAACGACGCGCGCGTCGTATGAGGACGTCCTCTCGAAGCTGACCGAGGCGAAACGCTCCTCCGAGATGGAAACGAAGAACAAGGGCCAGCAGTTCAAGGTCATCGACGCGGCCAAGCAGCCCGGCAAGCCCTTCAAGCCGAACCGCCCGTATATCGTCGCCATCGGATTCGCTCTGGGGCTTCTGATCGGCATGACGGCGGTGTTCCTCGCGGAGCACTTCGACGACAGCTTCAAGAACGCGGAAGACATCGAGGACGCGCTTGGCGTCTCCGTGCTTTCGTCGATCCCCCGCATCGAAACGCAAGCGGAGATCGACCAGCGCAACCGTCAGATGCAGCTTGGCATCGTCGTCGCCTGTTTGATCGCGGCGGGCGCGGTGGTGCTCATCATCATCAAGATGACGTTTCTGACGGGGTAA
- a CDS encoding acetolactate synthase, translating to MIGGVLAGQAIAQAGVKCVFTLCGGHVAPIYIGLQMSGVRIIDTRHEAAAAHAADAWGRLTGVPGCAIVTAGPGVTNAVTGIANAYEAESPMVVIGGKVGMARMDQGSLQEMDQISLVKSITKWQACVYDTARIPEYLARAFHIANTGRRGPVYIEIPIDKLLEQGEPKHAGPSLLAPDQERSAGEPAAVAAAAELLAGAERPVIVGGASLHWDNASASLDRFVRKAGVPTYLNALGRGMLPHDHPMFYSLTRKPALSRADVVLLVGAEADFRLGYGRGINPEATIIQVEPDASKIGFNIAPQHVIIGDAALVLDALADAVDAPNAAREAWSRELRGMEVVAREELMGEMTSDVFPVNPHRFGAEIAKVMDENTIIIGDGGNIVATTSKCVPLNGPRQWMDPGKFGCLGVGMPFALAAQAAFPDKKVLVVFGDGSVGFNGFEYDTAVRHDLPIVGIVGNDAAWTQIRCAQIEAAGEEFAAASLLAPTHYGDFVKSLGGEGYQVESAADIAPTLQKAFAAKKPALINVPLDAKLNGRGVSYVAAGLA from the coding sequence ATGATCGGAGGAGTTCTGGCCGGGCAGGCGATTGCGCAGGCCGGCGTAAAGTGCGTTTTCACCCTGTGCGGCGGGCACGTCGCGCCAATCTACATCGGCCTGCAAATGTCAGGCGTGCGCATCATCGACACGCGCCACGAGGCCGCCGCCGCGCACGCGGCCGACGCATGGGGCCGCCTCACCGGCGTGCCCGGATGCGCCATCGTCACCGCGGGCCCGGGCGTCACCAACGCCGTCACCGGCATCGCGAACGCCTACGAGGCCGAGAGCCCGATGGTCGTCATCGGCGGCAAGGTCGGCATGGCGCGCATGGATCAGGGCAGCCTCCAGGAGATGGATCAGATCTCGCTCGTCAAGTCGATCACGAAGTGGCAGGCGTGCGTTTACGACACGGCGCGCATTCCGGAATACCTGGCGCGCGCTTTCCACATCGCGAACACGGGGCGGCGCGGCCCGGTGTACATCGAGATCCCCATCGACAAGCTCCTCGAACAGGGCGAGCCCAAGCACGCCGGCCCGAGCCTTCTGGCGCCCGACCAGGAGCGCAGCGCGGGCGAACCGGCCGCCGTCGCCGCGGCGGCGGAACTGCTGGCCGGCGCGGAACGTCCGGTCATCGTCGGCGGCGCGTCGCTGCACTGGGACAACGCGTCCGCGTCGCTTGACCGCTTCGTGCGAAAGGCCGGCGTGCCGACGTATCTCAACGCGCTCGGGCGCGGCATGCTGCCGCACGATCACCCGATGTTCTATTCGCTGACGCGCAAGCCCGCGCTCTCGCGCGCGGATGTCGTGCTCCTGGTCGGCGCGGAGGCGGACTTCCGCCTGGGCTATGGCCGCGGCATCAACCCGGAGGCGACGATCATCCAGGTCGAGCCGGACGCGTCGAAAATCGGCTTCAACATCGCGCCGCAGCACGTCATCATCGGCGACGCCGCGCTCGTTCTCGACGCGCTCGCCGACGCCGTGGACGCGCCGAACGCCGCGCGCGAGGCGTGGTCGCGGGAATTGCGCGGCATGGAGGTCGTCGCGCGCGAGGAATTGATGGGCGAGATGACAAGCGACGTCTTCCCCGTCAATCCGCACCGCTTCGGCGCCGAGATCGCCAAGGTGATGGACGAAAATACCATCATCATCGGCGACGGCGGCAACATCGTGGCGACGACGAGCAAGTGCGTGCCGCTCAATGGCCCCCGCCAGTGGATGGACCCCGGCAAGTTCGGGTGCCTGGGCGTCGGGATGCCGTTCGCGCTCGCCGCGCAGGCCGCGTTCCCGGACAAGAAGGTGCTCGTCGTGTTCGGCGACGGGTCCGTCGGCTTCAACGGCTTCGAATACGACACGGCCGTGCGTCACGATCTGCCGATCGTCGGCATCGTCGGGAACGACGCCGCCTGGACGCAGATCCGCTGCGCGCAGATCGAGGCGGCGGGCGAGGAGTTCGCGGCCGCGTCGCTGCTCGCGCCGACGCACTACGGCGATTTCGTGAAGAGCCTGGGCGGCGAGGGATACCAGGTCGAATCCGCGGCCGACATTGCCCCGACGCTGCAAAAGGCGTTCGCGGCGAAAAAGCCCGCGCTCATCAACGTGCCGCTCGACGCGAAGCTGAACGGGCGCGGCGTGTCCTACGTCGCGGCGGGCTTGGCGTGA